A stretch of the Vagococcus xieshaowenii genome encodes the following:
- a CDS encoding DUF7006 family protein, whose translation MKTNKENLLQKDYFNYYKLVCNKYSHRQKIVYEIEENISKMKDYLSEITPQNSFQIFSCLLRIDEELQLLVAFIDEKELTEEEIITMSKRDSKRYFLDCLSEQYSKENMSLHMLS comes from the coding sequence GTGAAAACTAATAAGGAGAATTTACTACAAAAAGATTATTTTAACTACTATAAATTAGTATGTAATAAATATTCACATAGACAAAAAATCGTATACGAGATAGAAGAAAATATAAGTAAAATGAAAGATTATTTAAGTGAGATTACACCTCAAAATAGCTTTCAAATTTTTTCTTGTCTTTTAAGGATAGATGAAGAGTTACAACTTCTTGTAGCATTTATTGATGAAAAGGAATTAACAGAGGAAGAAATTATCACTATGTCTAAGAGAGATTCTAAAAGATATTTTTTGGATTGTTTATCTGAGCAATATTCTAAAGAAAATATGTCATTACATATGCTTTCTTAA
- a CDS encoding peptide ABC transporter substrate-binding protein, with translation MKKRTLYGTLALCGLVLTGCYGGEDKADDNSTATSGAASGDAAQVFNLVVPQEMPSADLSVATDTISFTALNNIYEGIYRLDENSKPQPAGAAEAAEVSEDGLTYKIKLRDDAKWSNGDPVTAADYVFAWQRTVKPETASEYAYLYEPVKNAAEITAGDKDPSELGIKATGDYELEITLTKATPYFDFLLAFPSFFPQNQKVVEEHGDKYASNSESAVYNGPFTLQEFDGPGTDTEWEYAKNDQYWDAKTVKLDEIKVSVVKESSTSLNLFKDGQADDVILSGELAQQNANDEAYQSMSEARTSYLEFNQLEKDSPFKNVNLRKAIAYAIDREALVNNVLGDGSVASTGIIPADMASNPETNEDFAKEAGEQVGYDEAKAKEYWEKAKSELGIDKLEFELMASDDDSTKKVIEYIQNAVQETLAGVTVKPTPVPFSVRLDRSSSGDFDVVLGGWGADYSDPSSFTDLFVTGNSYNRGGWSNADYDKAVKASSTTNAADPAARWSDMLEATQILADDMGVVAVYQRAEGHLINPSVKGIVHHAAGASWDYKWTYIEE, from the coding sequence ATGAAAAAACGAACATTGTACGGAACATTAGCGCTTTGTGGGTTAGTTTTAACAGGTTGTTATGGTGGAGAAGACAAAGCAGACGATAACAGCACAGCTACGTCTGGTGCAGCAAGTGGAGATGCTGCGCAAGTCTTTAATTTAGTAGTTCCTCAAGAAATGCCGTCAGCTGATTTATCAGTGGCAACAGACACTATCAGTTTTACTGCATTAAATAATATTTATGAAGGTATTTATCGTTTAGATGAAAATAGTAAACCTCAACCAGCTGGTGCAGCAGAAGCAGCAGAAGTTAGTGAAGATGGTTTAACATACAAGATTAAATTAAGAGATGATGCTAAGTGGTCAAATGGTGATCCTGTAACTGCAGCCGATTATGTATTTGCATGGCAACGTACGGTTAAGCCAGAAACAGCCTCAGAATATGCCTACTTATATGAACCAGTCAAAAATGCGGCTGAAATTACAGCAGGTGACAAAGATCCTTCAGAATTAGGGATTAAAGCGACAGGTGATTACGAATTAGAAATCACATTAACAAAAGCAACACCATATTTTGATTTCTTATTAGCGTTCCCATCATTCTTCCCACAAAATCAAAAAGTGGTAGAAGAGCATGGCGATAAATATGCTTCTAATAGTGAGTCAGCTGTATACAATGGACCGTTTACTTTGCAAGAATTTGACGGGCCAGGAACAGACACTGAGTGGGAATACGCTAAGAATGACCAATATTGGGATGCCAAGACTGTTAAGTTAGATGAAATCAAAGTAAGTGTTGTAAAAGAATCATCAACGTCACTTAACTTATTTAAAGATGGTCAAGCAGACGACGTCATCTTAAGTGGTGAATTAGCACAACAAAATGCGAACGACGAAGCGTATCAATCAATGAGCGAAGCGCGTACTAGCTACTTAGAATTTAACCAACTTGAAAAAGATTCACCATTTAAAAATGTGAACTTACGTAAAGCAATTGCTTATGCGATTGATCGTGAAGCATTAGTGAATAATGTATTAGGCGACGGTTCAGTTGCGTCTACCGGTATTATTCCGGCTGACATGGCATCTAATCCAGAAACAAATGAAGATTTCGCCAAAGAAGCAGGCGAACAAGTGGGTTACGATGAAGCAAAAGCCAAAGAATATTGGGAAAAAGCGAAGAGCGAGTTAGGCATTGATAAATTAGAATTTGAATTAATGGCTTCTGATGATGATTCAACGAAGAAAGTTATTGAATACATCCAAAATGCGGTCCAAGAAACATTAGCAGGTGTCACTGTAAAACCAACACCAGTACCGTTCTCAGTTCGTCTAGATCGTTCATCTTCAGGTGACTTTGATGTTGTATTAGGTGGCTGGGGAGCTGACTATTCAGACCCAAGTAGCTTCACTGACTTGTTTGTAACAGGCAATTCATACAACCGTGGTGGCTGGAGTAATGCCGACTATGACAAAGCAGTTAAAGCATCCTCTACAACAAATGCTGCTGATCCAGCAGCGCGTTGGTCAGATATGTTAGAAGCAACACAAATTTTAGCAGATGACATGGGTGTCGTGGCTGTTTATCAAAGAGCGGAAGGACATTTAATTAATCCTAGCGTGAAAGGGATTGTTCATCACGCTGCCGGCGCTTCATGGGATTACAAATGGACATATATTGAAGAATAA
- a CDS encoding ABC transporter ATP-binding protein: MKKILEVKDLQISFDTYAGKVQAIRNVSFELNEGETLAIVGESGSGKSVTTRSIMKLLSNNASIDNGQIIFNGEDLVNKTEKEMQKIRGKEIAMIFQDPMTSLDPTMPIGKQVAESLLIHTEVSKKEAMTSALRLLEMVGIPNAEERLGHYPHQFSGGQRQRIVIAIALICNPQIIIADEPTTALDVTIQAQILELLKDIQLKIKSAIIFITHDLGVVANIADRVAVMYGGKIVEVGTSEEIFYNPQHPYTWGLLGSMPTMDGGEERLYAIPGSPPDLLNPPKGDAFYPRNDYALKIDAALQPPYFEVSPTHKAATWLLAPQASKVTPPPEIQRRWNKFKKDQELVKPDSGTNEPVVVDIKAARQKMA; encoded by the coding sequence ATGAAAAAAATTCTTGAAGTAAAGGACTTGCAAATTTCATTTGATACTTACGCCGGAAAGGTTCAAGCCATTCGTAATGTAAGTTTTGAGTTAAATGAAGGCGAAACTCTGGCGATTGTAGGGGAGTCAGGGAGTGGTAAATCTGTAACAACACGCAGTATTATGAAATTATTATCAAACAATGCGTCTATTGATAATGGTCAAATCATCTTTAATGGTGAAGATTTAGTTAATAAGACTGAAAAAGAGATGCAAAAAATTCGTGGGAAAGAAATTGCCATGATTTTCCAAGATCCTATGACCTCTCTTGATCCCACAATGCCTATCGGTAAACAAGTCGCTGAATCATTACTGATTCATACAGAAGTAAGCAAAAAAGAAGCGATGACCTCGGCGTTACGATTATTAGAAATGGTCGGGATTCCAAATGCAGAGGAACGATTAGGTCACTACCCTCACCAATTTTCTGGTGGGCAACGTCAACGGATTGTGATTGCCATCGCGTTAATCTGTAACCCACAAATCATTATTGCGGATGAACCAACTACAGCACTTGATGTGACCATTCAAGCGCAAATCTTAGAGTTGTTAAAAGACATTCAGTTAAAAATTAAGAGTGCGATTATTTTTATTACCCATGACTTAGGGGTAGTTGCCAATATTGCCGATAGAGTAGCGGTAATGTACGGTGGTAAAATTGTCGAAGTGGGTACATCAGAAGAAATTTTCTACAACCCACAACATCCTTACACTTGGGGATTATTAGGTTCTATGCCGACAATGGATGGTGGCGAGGAACGTTTATATGCGATTCCAGGTTCACCACCGGATTTGTTGAATCCGCCAAAAGGTGATGCGTTTTATCCGCGTAATGATTATGCCTTGAAAATTGATGCAGCATTACAACCACCATATTTTGAAGTGTCACCGACACATAAAGCAGCGACTTGGTTACTAGCGCCACAAGCGTCCAAAGTAACCCCACCACCAGAAATCCAAAGACGTTGGAATAAATTTAAAAAAGATCAAGAACTAGTAAAGCCAGACAGTGGAACAAATGAACCTGTTGTAGTGGATATCAAAGCAGCACGACAAAAAATGGCTTAG
- the opp3C gene encoding oligopeptide ABC transporter permease has translation MEIKADSINYKDIAALPASDFEMLGDIGTEERELITAPSLTFFQDSWRRLKKNKAAVISIIILGLIVLTSIVTIFVSPHDPTKQNVNYINLPPRIPGLNINGLNGKAMVAGELVDKYAQAKVPDNVHYFFGTDGLGRDVLSRLFMGTRISLLIALIAAMFDIIIGVAYGLISGLKGGRVDNLMQRFLEILSGIPNLVVMILMLVLLKPGITSIIAAMAITNWIPMARIVRAQTLKLKDQEYVLAAQTLGESKLKIAFKHILPNILSVIIVQMMFSIPTAIFFEAFLSFIGLGLTPPSASLGMMLSDGYKTFQYLPYLLWIPAVTLSVIMIGFNLLADGLRDAFDPKMKE, from the coding sequence ATGGAGATTAAAGCAGATAGCATTAATTATAAAGATATTGCGGCACTACCGGCTTCAGATTTTGAGATGCTAGGTGATATTGGCACGGAAGAACGAGAACTAATTACGGCACCATCATTAACCTTTTTCCAAGATTCATGGCGTCGTCTGAAGAAAAATAAAGCGGCGGTGATTTCGATTATCATTTTAGGGTTAATTGTCTTGACGTCTATTGTGACGATTTTTGTATCACCTCATGATCCCACCAAGCAAAATGTTAACTACATTAACTTGCCTCCTCGTATTCCTGGACTAAATATTAATGGTCTGAATGGTAAAGCGATGGTAGCCGGTGAATTAGTAGATAAATACGCACAAGCCAAAGTGCCAGATAATGTTCATTACTTTTTTGGTACAGATGGTTTAGGGCGTGACGTGTTATCACGTTTGTTCATGGGAACGCGTATTTCTTTATTAATTGCCTTAATTGCGGCGATGTTCGATATTATTATCGGAGTGGCATACGGTTTGATTTCAGGGCTTAAAGGTGGCCGTGTTGATAATTTGATGCAACGTTTCTTAGAAATCTTATCAGGTATTCCTAACTTGGTTGTGATGATCTTAATGTTAGTCTTGCTAAAGCCAGGTATTACCTCAATTATTGCGGCTATGGCAATTACCAACTGGATTCCAATGGCGCGTATTGTACGTGCGCAAACATTAAAATTAAAAGATCAAGAATATGTACTAGCAGCCCAAACGTTAGGGGAAAGTAAATTAAAAATTGCCTTCAAACATATTTTACCAAATATTTTGAGCGTGATTATTGTACAAATGATGTTTAGTATTCCAACAGCTATTTTCTTCGAAGCGTTCTTAAGTTTCATTGGTTTAGGTTTAACCCCACCAAGTGCGTCATTAGGAATGATGTTAAGTGATGGCTATAAGACGTTCCAATATTTACCATACTTGTTATGGATTCCAGCTGTGACGTTATCGGTTATCATGATTGGCTTTAACTTACTAGCCGATGGTTTACGCGATGCGTTTGATCCAAAAATGAAGGAGTGA
- the opp3b gene encoding oligopeptide ABC transporter permease, which produces MNSFIKYFLQRVFFGLITLWLIATVTFFLMKLLPGTPYTNAERLSPETIEMLNKQVGLDKPVIVQYGIYLKNLLQGDFGISFQFKNQPVAKLLAGRIGPSLQLGLQAIIVGTFAGTILGMIAAMKQNSWADTGSTLVAILGRSIPNFVFAVLLQYIFAVKLQVLPIAKWQGLAYTILPTIALAMSPLADSARFIRTEMVEVLHSDYVELARSKGLSRWQIALKHGLRNSLIPLLTLLGPLAVGLMTGSLVVENIFAIPGIGEQFVKSITTNDYPTIMAVTILYSGMLIFVILLVDLLYGIVDPRIRVTEGSAS; this is translated from the coding sequence GTGAATAGTTTTATCAAGTATTTTTTACAACGTGTCTTCTTTGGGTTGATTACATTGTGGCTAATTGCGACAGTGACATTTTTCCTAATGAAATTATTACCAGGAACACCGTATACCAATGCGGAGCGTTTGTCACCAGAAACCATTGAGATGTTAAATAAACAGGTTGGTTTAGATAAGCCGGTGATTGTGCAATATGGTATTTATTTAAAAAATTTATTACAAGGTGATTTTGGGATTTCCTTCCAGTTTAAAAATCAACCGGTTGCTAAGTTATTAGCAGGTCGTATTGGACCGTCGCTACAATTAGGGTTACAAGCGATTATTGTCGGAACGTTTGCAGGGACAATTTTAGGTATGATTGCTGCAATGAAACAAAACTCATGGGCGGATACAGGTTCAACGTTAGTCGCAATTTTAGGACGTTCGATTCCTAACTTCGTCTTTGCCGTATTATTACAATACATTTTCGCTGTGAAATTACAAGTGTTACCGATTGCTAAATGGCAAGGACTTGCGTATACGATTTTACCAACGATTGCCTTAGCAATGTCACCACTGGCCGATTCGGCACGTTTCATTAGAACGGAGATGGTGGAAGTTTTACATAGTGATTATGTAGAATTAGCACGATCTAAAGGGTTGAGTCGTTGGCAAATCGCGTTAAAACATGGCTTGCGTAACAGCTTGATTCCATTATTAACCTTATTAGGACCACTAGCGGTTGGTTTAATGACGGGTTCATTAGTAGTTGAGAATATTTTTGCCATCCCTGGTATTGGGGAACAATTTGTTAAATCGATTACGACCAATGACTACCCAACGATTATGGCAGTGACTATCTTGTATTCAGGTATGTTGATTTTTGTGATTTTATTAGTTGATTTACTTTACGGTATTGTTGATCCACGTATTCGTGTCACAGAAGGGAGTGCTAGTTAA
- a CDS encoding ABC transporter ATP-binding protein has translation MTEKVLLDIKNLKQYFSVGRNVVKAIDDISFQIFEGETFGLVGESGSGKSTTGRSIIGLNTPTAGTIEFDGQDVTKIKSKQGKKDFRREVQMIFQDPYASLNPRMKVRDIIAEGIDVNKLAANEEQRNAIVDELLETVGLNPSHGTRYPHEFSGGQRQRIGIARALAVKPKFIICDEPISALDVSIQAQVVNLLQDLQEEQKLTYLFIAHDLSMVKHISDRIGVMHHGKLLEVGTSDEIYRFGVHPYTESLLSAIPLPDPDYERTRTRLHYTPETDDGKSREMHEIGEGHFIYCTEEEAIIYRAKLEQKKQQVLVS, from the coding sequence ATGACAGAAAAAGTTTTATTAGATATTAAGAATCTGAAACAGTATTTTTCAGTAGGCCGTAATGTGGTGAAAGCTATTGATGATATTAGTTTCCAAATTTTTGAAGGTGAAACCTTTGGGCTTGTAGGTGAATCAGGAAGTGGTAAATCTACAACAGGACGCTCAATTATTGGGTTGAATACACCGACAGCAGGCACGATTGAATTTGACGGTCAAGATGTGACGAAGATTAAGAGTAAGCAAGGGAAAAAAGACTTTCGTCGTGAGGTACAGATGATTTTTCAAGATCCGTATGCCTCACTTAATCCACGTATGAAAGTCCGTGATATTATTGCAGAAGGTATCGACGTGAATAAGTTAGCAGCCAACGAAGAACAGCGAAATGCTATCGTAGATGAATTGCTAGAGACAGTGGGCTTAAATCCAAGTCATGGAACGCGTTATCCGCATGAATTCTCAGGTGGACAACGTCAACGTATTGGCATTGCCCGGGCGTTAGCGGTGAAGCCAAAGTTCATTATTTGTGACGAACCAATTTCGGCGCTTGATGTATCGATTCAAGCGCAAGTCGTTAACTTGTTGCAAGATCTACAAGAAGAGCAAAAATTAACCTATTTATTCATCGCCCATGATTTATCAATGGTAAAACATATTAGTGACCGTATTGGTGTGATGCACCATGGTAAGCTATTAGAAGTGGGAACAAGTGATGAAATTTATCGTTTTGGTGTGCATCCTTATACGGAAAGTTTACTATCGGCAATTCCCTTACCTGATCCAGATTATGAACGTACGCGTACACGATTACACTATACACCTGAAACCGACGACGGTAAATCTCGTGAGATGCACGAAATCGGTGAAGGCCACTTTATCTACTGCACAGAAGAAGAAGCAATTATTTACCGTGCAAAGTTAGAACAAAAAAAACAGCAAGTATTGGTTAGCTGA
- a CDS encoding DUF3899 domain-containing protein has translation MKTKHTSYIFSLFLFLLTLVVLIVRHNLTVLNLSNTLFMVALPFIIIGLLLWVFASGFFDNFQRSIRESTTRKDKKQTPYMALSEVGMGAYSFWFKIGLPLLIISILLLIPSFLS, from the coding sequence ATGAAAACAAAACACACTTCTTATATTTTCTCTTTATTTCTTTTTTTATTAACACTCGTTGTGTTAATCGTTAGACACAACTTGACCGTCCTTAACCTATCCAACACCTTATTCATGGTCGCACTACCTTTTATCATCATCGGTTTGCTACTATGGGTCTTTGCTTCAGGCTTTTTCGATAACTTTCAACGCTCGATTCGTGAAAGTACTACTCGAAAAGATAAGAAACAAACACCGTATATGGCATTATCTGAAGTCGGCATGGGGGCCTATTCTTTTTGGTTTAAAATCGGTCTACCTTTATTAATTATTTCAATCCTTTTATTGATTCCTTCTTTTTTAAGCTAG
- a CDS encoding WxL domain-containing protein, with the protein MKKSIVTLVISIMALFLCSSTIINADKVTSSVSIEIKKEKSHDLPEKARSPSDTKLPKTNETNTILFSIIGVFIVGNLIKNFRKKEKKMKKVILSSVLASAVILSSVGGVVVNAAEITDDSAVTEAAVSVTSVSDEDTPEIIDPEGNDNGETTGHGGQFTIDAVPNFDFGETTVAGATIKLDSATKSAVQVSDRRSSGSGWTLNVKLGEFNNTDPSKTGKEAKLAGVSMNLGIIGDLVANEGNNNMAPAKKAIKLEAGGGSDNLLTADTDTEDVVGMGRGSWLGRFSDGMTETETSLFIPGGNYEGSYAADLTWTLSQTV; encoded by the coding sequence ATGAAAAAAAGTATAGTAACATTGGTTATTTCAATTATGGCTCTTTTTTTGTGTAGTTCTACTATTATTAATGCCGATAAAGTAACTAGCAGTGTATCAATAGAAATTAAAAAAGAAAAAAGCCATGATTTGCCCGAAAAGGCTAGATCGCCTAGTGATACTAAATTACCAAAAACTAATGAAACAAACACTATATTGTTCTCTATAATAGGAGTATTTATAGTGGGTAATTTAATAAAAAATTTCAGAAAGAAGGAAAAAAAAATGAAAAAAGTGATTTTAAGTAGTGTTTTAGCATCAGCAGTTATTTTATCAAGTGTTGGAGGAGTAGTAGTAAATGCTGCCGAAATTACAGATGATTCTGCAGTGACAGAAGCAGCTGTAAGCGTAACGTCTGTATCAGATGAGGATACACCAGAAATTATCGATCCAGAGGGTAACGATAATGGTGAAACAACTGGACATGGCGGTCAATTCACTATCGATGCGGTACCGAATTTTGATTTTGGTGAGACAACAGTAGCGGGAGCTACTATTAAATTAGATTCAGCAACAAAATCAGCTGTTCAAGTATCTGATAGACGTTCTTCAGGTAGTGGTTGGACGTTAAATGTCAAATTAGGAGAGTTTAATAATACAGATCCATCTAAGACAGGAAAAGAAGCTAAGTTAGCTGGTGTATCAATGAATTTAGGAATTATCGGTGATTTAGTAGCGAATGAAGGAAATAATAATATGGCGCCAGCTAAAAAAGCAATTAAACTTGAAGCAGGTGGCGGTAGTGATAACCTACTTACTGCTGATACAGATACAGAAGATGTAGTTGGTATGGGACGTGGATCATGGTTAGGTAGATTCTCTGATGGAATGACAGAAACTGAAACTAGCTTATTTATTCCTGGTGGGAATTATGAAGGAAGTTATGCAGCTGACTTAACTTGGACATTATCACAAACAGTATAG
- the guaD gene encoding guanine deaminase, translating into MKYFKGSIFHTPIHGELIFIEEALIEVDEKGNIQSVFQPDDQHYQEKLEIAKTDVDFVELSKGQYFLPGFVDLHVHAPQWPQAGVALDEPLNHWLDECTFPLEAKYEDVDFAKRVYQDLVDHLLSRGTTTVLYFATAHLEASLALAKICGETGQRALVGKVVMDHPEMTPTYYRDQSAERALADTEQFIHEVQQMAPAYQQGIYPVITPRFVPSCTDESLAGLGELARQYDVHVQSHCSEGQWAHDHVIERFGKRDTEVLREFGLLTEKSVMAHCNFIDEHDGDIFIETGTAVAHCPISNAYFANGVLPVKHLKEQGVEMGLGTDISGGFSPSLWDNIKQAVMSSRMLEDGVDVTLPPSVRGVEASRISVIEAFSLATQGGGEALSLPIGVFAPGYTFDAQVLDMTAQANQITGYGVFNQPEAQLQKLLYLATPENIKQVWVQGQLVHHKS; encoded by the coding sequence GTGAAATACTTTAAGGGATCAATTTTTCATACACCAATTCATGGTGAGTTAATTTTTATAGAAGAGGCATTAATTGAGGTAGATGAAAAAGGGAATATTCAGTCAGTTTTTCAACCAGATGATCAACATTATCAAGAGAAATTAGAAATAGCCAAAACGGATGTTGATTTTGTTGAATTAAGCAAAGGACAGTATTTCTTACCAGGATTTGTCGATTTACATGTTCATGCACCACAATGGCCACAGGCAGGTGTCGCCTTAGATGAGCCGTTGAATCATTGGTTAGATGAATGCACGTTTCCATTAGAAGCCAAGTATGAAGATGTTGATTTTGCTAAAAGAGTCTATCAAGACTTGGTCGATCACTTATTATCACGAGGTACTACAACCGTTTTATATTTTGCAACCGCTCATTTAGAAGCGAGTTTAGCTTTAGCTAAGATATGTGGCGAGACAGGTCAACGTGCTTTAGTAGGTAAAGTTGTAATGGATCATCCTGAGATGACACCAACTTATTACCGCGATCAGTCAGCCGAACGTGCCTTAGCTGATACCGAGCAATTCATCCATGAGGTTCAACAAATGGCACCAGCATATCAACAAGGTATTTATCCGGTTATTACGCCACGTTTTGTGCCGAGCTGTACCGATGAGAGTTTGGCAGGATTGGGTGAATTGGCGCGTCAATATGATGTTCACGTGCAATCGCATTGTAGTGAAGGACAGTGGGCACATGATCATGTGATTGAACGTTTCGGTAAAAGAGACACAGAAGTATTAAGAGAATTTGGTTTATTAACGGAAAAATCAGTGATGGCACATTGTAACTTTATTGATGAGCACGACGGCGATATATTTATCGAAACAGGAACGGCGGTTGCTCATTGTCCAATTTCCAATGCTTATTTTGCTAATGGGGTGCTACCGGTCAAACATTTAAAAGAACAGGGTGTAGAAATGGGCTTAGGAACGGATATTTCTGGTGGGTTCTCACCAAGTTTGTGGGATAACATTAAACAAGCAGTGATGTCCTCACGTATGTTAGAAGATGGCGTCGATGTGACGTTACCACCATCAGTTCGCGGGGTAGAAGCCTCACGTATTTCAGTCATTGAGGCGTTCTCGTTAGCCACACAAGGTGGTGGTGAAGCGTTGAGTTTACCGATTGGGGTTTTTGCACCGGGTTATACGTTTGATGCGCAAGTCTTAGATATGACCGCACAAGCTAATCAGATTACCGGTTATGGCGTTTTTAATCAACCTGAAGCACAATTACAAAAGTTATTATATTTGGCAACACCTGAAAATATTAAGCAAGTATGGGTACAAGGTCAACTTGTGCACCATAAATCATAG
- a CDS encoding solute carrier family 23 protein, translated as MNDDISFGQSLILGLQHVLAMDVYVPPFIIATAIGMSSPDAASLIQSTFLGAGIASLIQVLFFLKLPVCQGPSFVPIGAIVGIYLGSGGMASVLGSSIAGAIAITLLGFTGIYKHIVRNYIPTIVSGTIIMIVGLTLLPSAFNSNIYVSSPSLSINQNILLATITAATLILFSMLGEYFSNLGKVFRISSVIIALAVGSLVASFMGGLDFSPVADAPWLSMPKLAFFDYGLAFDVSAIITMLIIYMVLLAETTGTWYAVSAVTGEKVSDEQINNGVIGEGLGCLLAALVGTTPVTGYSTNAGIISITGVASKKVFVMASIWFILFSFVGKLSALIHAIPSSVIGGVFAVVCVIIMLSGFRVIKNEEFTERELYIIGVPLIVAIGLLFMPVEVKQSAPQFIQYLLDSPIALSAIVAVLMNKLIPKEKIIRG; from the coding sequence GTGAATGACGATATTTCATTCGGTCAGTCGTTAATTTTAGGGTTACAACATGTGTTAGCGATGGACGTTTATGTACCACCCTTTATCATCGCAACAGCCATTGGGATGTCATCACCTGATGCGGCTAGTTTAATTCAATCAACGTTTTTAGGAGCAGGGATTGCCTCGCTTATTCAAGTGCTATTTTTCTTAAAACTACCTGTGTGCCAAGGGCCATCGTTTGTCCCAATTGGCGCTATTGTCGGCATTTATTTAGGGTCAGGCGGTATGGCGTCTGTGCTTGGTTCAAGCATTGCGGGAGCAATAGCTATCACGTTATTAGGCTTTACTGGTATTTATAAACATATTGTCAGAAATTATATTCCTACTATAGTAAGTGGTACGATTATTATGATTGTTGGACTAACGCTATTACCTTCAGCGTTTAATAGTAATATTTATGTCTCTAGCCCAAGTCTATCGATTAATCAAAATATTTTATTAGCGACAATTACCGCAGCAACCTTAATTTTATTTTCGATGTTGGGAGAGTATTTCTCTAATTTAGGCAAAGTCTTCCGTATTAGTTCAGTCATTATTGCTTTAGCAGTGGGATCACTTGTGGCGTCGTTTATGGGTGGTTTAGATTTCTCGCCAGTTGCGGATGCGCCTTGGTTAAGTATGCCAAAATTAGCGTTCTTTGATTATGGACTAGCCTTTGATGTCTCAGCAATTATTACTATGTTGATTATTTACATGGTGTTATTAGCTGAAACAACAGGGACTTGGTATGCGGTGAGTGCTGTTACAGGTGAAAAAGTGAGTGATGAACAAATCAATAATGGTGTGATTGGTGAAGGGCTAGGCTGTTTATTGGCGGCTTTAGTAGGAACAACACCTGTGACGGGTTACTCAACCAATGCTGGTATTATTTCGATTACAGGAGTTGCTAGCAAAAAAGTCTTCGTCATGGCATCGATTTGGTTTATTTTGTTTTCATTCGTTGGGAAATTATCTGCGTTAATCCATGCTATTCCTTCATCAGTTATTGGGGGAGTTTTTGCGGTAGTCTGTGTGATTATCATGTTAAGTGGTTTCCGTGTGATTAAAAATGAAGAATTTACTGAACGTGAACTATACATTATTGGGGTACCGTTAATTGTAGCAATTGGTTTATTATTTATGCCAGTTGAAGTAAAACAAAGTGCACCACAATTTATCCAATACTTATTAGATTCACCGATTGCGCTGAGTGCGATTGTTGCAGTGCTAATGAATAAATTAATTCCTAAAGAAAAAATTATTAGAGGATAA